In Acholeplasma equirhinis, the following proteins share a genomic window:
- the cdd gene encoding cytidine deaminase, producing the protein MDFKAVKLAQSRAYAPYSNFKVGAAILMKDGTIVHGCNVENASYGLSNCAERSALFSLVSQGLNPKDIVSITVIGDTDGPISPCGACRQVMYELLPKDAKVILTNQKGDVLEMTKDSLLPYGFDLKER; encoded by the coding sequence ATGGACTTTAAAGCTGTAAAACTTGCACAATCTCGTGCATATGCACCATATTCAAATTTTAAAGTAGGGGCAGCAATCCTTATGAAGGATGGCACGATTGTCCATGGATGTAATGTTGAAAATGCAAGTTATGGTTTATCTAATTGTGCAGAGCGCAGTGCTTTATTCTCGCTAGTGTCTCAAGGATTAAACCCAAAAGACATTGTCTCTATTACAGTAATTGGTGATACAGATGGTCCAATCTCACCATGTGGTGCATGCCGCCAAGTCATGTATGAACTTTTACCTAAGGATGCTAAAGTCATTCTAACTAATCAAAAAGGTGATGTTCTAGAAATGACTAAAGATAGTCTCTTACCTTATGGATTTGACTTAAAAGAAAGATAA
- a CDS encoding glycine--tRNA ligase, with amino-acid sequence MVTLDYLVQYAKQTGFIFQGSEIYGGLANTWDYGPLGVLLKNNIKQAWFKKFVRQGPNVVGLDSSILLNTEVWKASGHIGGFSDPLIENKTSNQRYRADKLILEHDPTQKPDGWTLEQMYQYIVDNKIKDPVSGTTDWLPIRKFNMMFKTFQGVVEDTASEVYLRPETAQGIFINFKNLVRTTRKKIPFGVGQIGKSFRNEITPGNFIFRTREFEQMELEFFCKPGTELEWFNFWLAYMQKFLTDLGIRPEYLRAEPHAKEALSHYSNATTDIEFQYPWGFDELWGLASRTSFDLTQHQNLSKEDMSYLDPETNERYIPYVVEPAVGVERLLLIFLLNGLEEEQLGEGDSRQLLKIHPALAPYKAAILPLVKKEHAGKANEIYDMLRENFDVVYDETQNIGKRYRRQDAIGTPFCITVDHQTMEDNTVTLRFRDSMEQIRLSVDELENFIRKAVKF; translated from the coding sequence ATGGTCACATTAGATTACTTAGTACAGTATGCAAAACAAACTGGATTTATTTTCCAAGGTTCAGAAATCTATGGTGGATTAGCGAACACTTGGGATTACGGTCCATTAGGTGTACTCTTAAAAAACAACATTAAACAAGCGTGGTTTAAAAAGTTTGTTCGTCAAGGACCGAATGTTGTTGGTCTTGATTCATCTATTTTATTAAACACTGAGGTTTGGAAAGCATCAGGTCATATTGGTGGTTTTTCTGATCCTTTAATTGAAAACAAAACATCTAATCAAAGATATCGTGCAGATAAACTCATTCTTGAACATGATCCAACACAAAAACCAGATGGTTGGACATTAGAACAAATGTATCAATATATCGTTGATAACAAAATTAAAGACCCAGTATCAGGTACAACAGATTGGTTACCAATTAGAAAGTTCAACATGATGTTTAAAACTTTCCAAGGTGTTGTTGAAGACACTGCAAGTGAAGTTTACTTACGACCTGAAACTGCACAAGGTATTTTTATTAACTTTAAAAATTTAGTAAGAACAACTCGTAAAAAGATTCCATTTGGTGTTGGTCAAATCGGTAAATCATTTAGAAATGAAATTACTCCAGGTAACTTCATCTTTAGAACACGTGAATTTGAACAAATGGAATTAGAATTCTTCTGTAAACCAGGTACTGAACTTGAATGGTTCAACTTCTGGTTAGCATATATGCAAAAATTCTTAACTGATTTAGGTATTCGTCCTGAATATTTAAGAGCAGAACCACACGCTAAAGAAGCATTAAGTCACTATTCAAATGCAACCACTGATATTGAATTCCAATATCCATGGGGATTTGATGAATTATGGGGTTTAGCATCTCGTACATCATTTGACTTAACACAACATCAAAATCTTTCAAAAGAAGATATGAGTTATTTAGACCCTGAAACTAATGAACGTTATATTCCATATGTTGTTGAACCAGCAGTTGGGGTTGAACGTTTATTACTGATCTTCTTATTAAATGGTTTAGAAGAAGAACAACTTGGTGAAGGGGATTCTAGACAACTACTTAAAATTCATCCAGCACTTGCACCTTATAAAGCTGCAATCTTACCACTTGTTAAAAAAGAACATGCTGGTAAAGCAAATGAAATTTATGATATGCTCAGAGAAAACTTTGACGTCGTTTATGATGAAACTCAAAACATTGGTAAACGTTATAGAAGACAAGATGCAATTGGTACACCATTCTGTATCACAGTTGACCATCAAACAATGGAAGACAATACAGTTACACTACGTTTCCGCGATTCAATGGAACAAATCAGATTATCTGTTGATGAATTAGAAAACTTTATCCGCAAAGCTGTTAAATTCTAG
- a CDS encoding PhoH family protein — protein sequence MKLNIKVNHVETLQLLVGVEDRNLLVFKAHFGFNVSVHGNEIVVDADESKKTLLEEIFNTLVTLAEHKVLLTERDVLYIIKMAENNSLDDILDLYKSQKKILISDQGKAIVAKTFNQKVYSEALSKYPLVFGIGPAGTGKTYLAVAHAVAALKSGRVKKLILTRPAVEAGESLGFLPGDLKEKVDPYLIPLYDALYEFLGVAQTNALLERGVIEIAPLAYMRGRTLENAYIILDEAQNTTKTQMKMFLTRLGFSSYMVVTGDPSQVDLGHRIESGLKEALEILKDVEDCKFIYFDKVDVIRHPLVQKILERYENNGR from the coding sequence ATGAAATTAAACATCAAAGTTAATCATGTAGAAACATTACAATTATTAGTCGGTGTTGAAGATCGTAATTTACTCGTCTTTAAAGCGCATTTTGGATTTAATGTTTCTGTTCACGGTAATGAAATAGTCGTAGACGCTGACGAGTCTAAAAAAACATTACTTGAAGAAATTTTTAATACACTTGTCACGCTTGCAGAACATAAAGTTTTACTAACTGAACGTGATGTCTTATACATCATCAAAATGGCAGAAAACAATTCACTCGATGACATTCTTGATTTGTATAAATCGCAAAAGAAGATTTTAATTTCAGATCAAGGTAAAGCTATTGTTGCAAAAACTTTTAATCAAAAAGTTTACAGTGAAGCTTTATCGAAATATCCACTTGTCTTTGGTATCGGACCTGCTGGTACAGGTAAAACCTATTTAGCAGTTGCACACGCAGTAGCAGCATTAAAATCTGGAAGAGTTAAGAAATTAATTCTAACAAGACCCGCTGTTGAAGCAGGTGAGTCACTAGGATTTTTACCAGGTGATTTAAAAGAAAAGGTAGACCCTTACTTAATTCCACTGTATGATGCACTTTATGAATTCTTAGGAGTTGCACAAACAAATGCACTTCTAGAACGTGGTGTCATTGAAATTGCACCACTTGCATATATGCGTGGACGCACATTAGAAAATGCCTACATCATTTTAGATGAGGCACAAAATACAACAAAGACTCAAATGAAGATGTTCTTAACACGTTTAGGATTCTCATCTTACATGGTTGTTACAGGTGACCCATCACAGGTTGACTTAGGACACAGAATTGAGTCTGGGTTAAAAGAAGCACTTGAAATTTTAAAAGATGTTGAAGATTGTAAATTTATCTATTTCGACAAAGTGGATGTCATCCGTCACCCGCTTGTACAAAAAATATTAGAAAGATACGAAAACAATGGTCGTTGA
- a CDS encoding tRNA (adenine(22)-N(1))-methyltransferase has product MKRIDFIVELIKGYDTVADIGTDHGLVLKKAFNLGYIKKGYATDINPGPLKSSQKTLTGYPVEFYLSDGFKGLKKPFDLAVICGMGAYLIADILKDAPDNAHFLLGAHDNLEFLRAYLSKNNFEIFDEYVMLDKFYYVFLKVRSGKMELTEEALYTGSYLRDKITSLPYFKHQMDHFKNLSLKAKGENKVKYEKIFTYFKNAYEHSSSLK; this is encoded by the coding sequence ATGAAACGCATAGACTTTATCGTAGAACTTATTAAAGGTTATGATACTGTTGCAGATATCGGAACTGACCATGGGTTAGTTTTAAAGAAAGCGTTTAATTTAGGATACATTAAAAAAGGCTACGCAACAGACATTAATCCTGGTCCACTTAAATCTAGTCAAAAAACTCTTACTGGTTACCCAGTAGAGTTTTATTTATCGGACGGTTTCAAAGGGCTTAAAAAGCCCTTTGATCTCGCTGTAATTTGTGGCATGGGGGCTTATTTAATTGCAGATATCTTAAAAGATGCACCAGATAATGCTCACTTTTTACTTGGTGCACATGACAATCTTGAGTTTTTAAGAGCATATCTTTCAAAAAATAATTTTGAAATATTTGATGAATATGTGATGTTAGATAAATTCTATTATGTTTTTTTAAAGGTAAGATCTGGAAAAATGGAGCTAACAGAAGAAGCACTGTATACAGGTAGTTATCTAAGAGATAAAATAACATCCCTACCATACTTTAAACATCAAATGGATCATTTCAAAAATTTATCCTTAAAAGCTAAAGGTGAAAATAAAGTGAAATATGAAAAGATTTTTACATATTTCAAAAATGCTTATGAACACAGTTCAAGTTTAAAGTAA
- the rpsU gene encoding 30S ribosomal protein S21 → MPKTEVRKGESLEETLKRFKRNVSKDGTLAEARKREFYVKPGVDRRMRAKAAKSKKR, encoded by the coding sequence ATGCCTAAAACGGAAGTACGCAAAGGTGAATCTTTAGAAGAAACTTTAAAGCGTTTTAAACGTAACGTCTCTAAGGATGGCACTCTCGCAGAAGCACGTAAACGCGAATTCTACGTAAAACCAGGCGTAGATCGTCGTATGAGAGCAAAAGCAGCTAAGTCTAAAAAGCGCTAA
- the recO gene encoding DNA repair protein RecO, with protein sequence MEGIVTKVQSYLENDRLVYVYTPLGFRTLIAKGSQKLTSNSRILAQYLTHIEFKETPNKNMFILSEGKILNLYESIKKDYKLINDASIMFDLVEIFLTTEENHKDIYQLLKDALENFKKESALSFSFKLLRYLGYPLNLKPDGRKVKGFSIREAKIIYVGENLQCDLNLTLTTILLKLTHLPYDKIDEIEEAYFNKLKSFMYQYYEYHTDTLIKRK encoded by the coding sequence ATGGAAGGTATTGTTACTAAAGTTCAGAGTTACTTAGAAAATGACCGATTAGTCTACGTTTACACGCCTTTAGGTTTTAGAACCTTGATTGCAAAGGGTAGTCAAAAACTCACATCTAACTCAAGAATTTTAGCACAATACTTAACACATATTGAATTCAAAGAAACCCCGAATAAAAACATGTTTATTTTATCTGAGGGTAAAATATTAAATCTTTATGAATCAATTAAAAAAGACTATAAACTTATCAACGATGCATCGATTATGTTTGATTTAGTTGAAATCTTTTTAACGACTGAAGAAAATCATAAAGACATTTATCAACTCTTAAAAGATGCATTAGAAAATTTTAAAAAAGAATCTGCATTATCATTTTCCTTTAAGTTATTAAGATATTTAGGTTATCCTTTGAACTTAAAACCTGATGGCAGAAAAGTTAAAGGTTTCTCAATTAGAGAAGCTAAAATCATCTATGTGGGAGAAAATCTACAATGTGATTTAAATTTAACTTTGACAACAATTTTATTAAAACTTACGCACTTACCTTATGATAAAATAGATGAGATAGAAGAAGCGTATTTTAATAAATTAAAATCTTTTATGTATCAGTATTACGAATATCACACAGACACATTAATTAAGCGCAAATAA
- a CDS encoding RsmE family RNA methyltransferase has product MQRYFLNKENQIENDDLHHILNVMRFKDQTEVEVCFGGKCYLAKLNINGKSVSYETISEIDSNEPKQVHLIQGLPKGDKIETVSKFATIFGAEEIIFVPMVRSIAKLANTDHKLDRLKKISKEAAELSKHSSLPEINFFESLKALNLEGKTIVVLDENEKTVHIDEVLPKLKNTAIYVIVGPEGGIDDKERSLFSKLNAHFVTLGKTIYPTELAHIPFLTKL; this is encoded by the coding sequence ATGCAAAGATACTTTTTAAATAAAGAAAATCAAATTGAAAATGACGACTTACACCATATTTTAAACGTGATGCGGTTTAAAGATCAAACTGAGGTTGAAGTATGTTTTGGAGGTAAGTGTTATTTAGCAAAACTAAATATCAATGGTAAAAGTGTTTCTTATGAAACAATTTCTGAAATTGATTCGAATGAACCGAAGCAAGTGCATTTAATTCAAGGGTTACCAAAAGGAGACAAAATTGAAACTGTAAGTAAGTTTGCGACAATTTTTGGAGCTGAAGAAATCATCTTTGTTCCAATGGTAAGAAGTATTGCTAAACTTGCAAATACTGACCATAAACTTGATCGACTTAAAAAGATTTCTAAAGAAGCAGCAGAACTTTCAAAACACTCAAGTTTACCTGAAATCAACTTCTTCGAATCTTTAAAAGCGTTGAACTTAGAAGGCAAAACAATTGTTGTCTTAGATGAAAATGAAAAGACAGTACACATTGATGAAGTTTTACCAAAATTAAAGAATACTGCAATTTATGTGATAGTTGGTCCTGAAGGTGGTATTGATGATAAAGAAAGATCACTATTTTCTAAGTTGAATGCACACTTTGTCACACTAGGTAAGACAATTTATCCAACAGAACTTGCACATATTCCATTTTTAACCAAATTATGA
- the era gene encoding GTPase Era, giving the protein MMQTKSGFITIVGKPNVGKSTLLNALIGEKIAITSPKVQTTRFRITGILTEEDAQFVFIDTPGMHKPIHGLGKLMDKSAENAMQDVDIICWVVDQPYRKSDEFILERIKNAGLPTILVINKIDELPSKGDIDKIIVSYLSKMEFESVVPISAKDKTHLEHLKKAVKEHLIEGPLFYPEDYITDQSQESRMGELIRERILYYTEQEVPHSVAVVIESMKHNEEIGTLDVDALIIVERDSQKGILIGKGGEKLKRIGTEARKAMNQIFDLKVHLTLWVKVQKDWRNNPNVISKYGYGE; this is encoded by the coding sequence ATTATGCAAACAAAATCAGGATTTATTACAATCGTTGGTAAGCCAAATGTTGGTAAATCAACACTTTTAAACGCACTGATTGGTGAAAAGATTGCGATCACATCACCAAAAGTACAAACTACCCGTTTTAGAATTACGGGTATTTTAACGGAAGAAGATGCTCAATTTGTCTTTATTGATACACCAGGGATGCACAAACCCATTCATGGATTAGGCAAACTTATGGACAAATCTGCAGAAAATGCAATGCAAGACGTAGATATTATTTGTTGGGTCGTTGATCAACCTTACAGAAAATCAGATGAATTTATTTTAGAGCGTATTAAAAATGCAGGACTTCCAACCATTTTAGTTATCAATAAAATTGATGAATTACCATCAAAAGGTGACATTGATAAAATTATTGTTTCATATCTTTCTAAAATGGAATTTGAAAGTGTTGTACCAATTAGTGCTAAAGACAAAACACACTTAGAACACTTGAAAAAAGCAGTTAAAGAACATTTAATTGAAGGGCCACTCTTCTACCCAGAAGATTATATTACTGACCAATCACAAGAATCACGTATGGGTGAACTCATTCGTGAACGAATTCTTTACTATACAGAACAAGAAGTGCCACATAGTGTTGCTGTTGTCATTGAATCAATGAAACATAATGAAGAAATTGGTACACTTGATGTTGATGCTTTAATCATTGTTGAACGTGATTCTCAAAAAGGTATTTTAATTGGTAAAGGTGGCGAAAAATTAAAACGCATTGGTACAGAAGCAAGAAAAGCAATGAACCAAATTTTTGATTTAAAAGTCCATTTAACATTATGGGTTAAAGTTCAAAAGGATTGGCGGAACAATCCAAACGTCATTTCAAAATATGGGTATGGTGAATAA
- the rpoD gene encoding RNA polymerase sigma factor RpoD, which yields MNMKEIVDVLVKKAGKKKVLQQSDVEGYFPYGSEDYFELEKELASFEIDVLLDDEEEEVEKEVEAPAFDLDEDDFDIEPDEPDEFSLSSLEVEDIKEDELLNIDEIPASIKVDDPVRMYLKEIGQIPLLNIDDEKKYAIWVAEGRQSQEQLDLIKAGDLEVSPEDLFALEESVRKAGIAKERLVEANYRLVVSIAKKYTQRGLLFLDLIQEGNMGLMRAVDKFDHEKGFKFSTYATWWIRQAITRAVANQARTIRIPVHMVETINKMIRIQRQLVQELGREATVDEIAEKMGISPEKVQNIQRIAKEPISLEAPVGEEEDSSLGDFISDPNALNPHDFMMQEMVKKTLDEVLETLTDREEKVLRLRYGLLDGKTHTLEEVGREFGVTRERIRQIEAKALRKLRSPQRQNKLKEFYVARK from the coding sequence ATGAACATGAAAGAAATAGTTGATGTTTTAGTTAAAAAAGCAGGGAAAAAGAAAGTACTTCAACAAAGTGATGTCGAAGGCTACTTCCCATACGGTTCAGAAGATTATTTTGAATTAGAAAAAGAACTTGCTTCATTTGAAATCGATGTCCTTTTAGATGATGAAGAAGAGGAAGTAGAAAAAGAAGTTGAAGCTCCAGCATTTGATCTTGATGAAGATGATTTTGATATTGAACCTGATGAACCAGATGAGTTTTCACTTTCTTCACTTGAAGTTGAAGATATTAAAGAAGATGAACTTTTAAACATTGATGAAATCCCAGCTTCAATAAAAGTTGATGACCCAGTACGTATGTACTTGAAAGAAATTGGTCAAATTCCACTCCTTAATATTGATGATGAAAAGAAATATGCAATTTGGGTTGCAGAAGGTCGTCAATCTCAAGAACAACTGGATTTAATTAAAGCTGGTGATTTAGAAGTTTCACCAGAAGACTTATTTGCACTTGAAGAATCTGTTAGAAAAGCAGGTATTGCTAAAGAACGCTTAGTTGAAGCTAACTACCGTTTAGTTGTTTCTATAGCTAAAAAGTACACTCAAAGAGGTTTATTATTCCTTGATTTAATTCAAGAAGGTAATATGGGCTTAATGAGAGCTGTTGATAAGTTTGATCATGAAAAAGGATTTAAATTCTCAACATATGCAACATGGTGGATTCGTCAAGCAATTACACGTGCTGTTGCAAACCAAGCAAGAACAATTCGTATTCCAGTACACATGGTTGAAACAATCAATAAAATGATTCGTATTCAACGTCAACTTGTACAAGAATTAGGTAGAGAAGCAACTGTTGATGAAATTGCTGAAAAGATGGGTATTTCACCTGAAAAAGTTCAAAATATTCAACGTATTGCAAAAGAACCTATTTCACTCGAAGCACCAGTTGGTGAAGAAGAAGATTCATCACTTGGAGATTTCATTTCTGATCCAAATGCACTAAACCCACATGACTTTATGATGCAAGAAATGGTAAAGAAAACTTTAGATGAAGTTTTAGAAACATTAACTGATCGTGAAGAAAAAGTGCTTCGTCTACGTTATGGTCTACTTGATGGTAAGACACATACATTAGAAGAAGTTGGTCGTGAATTTGGTGTTACAAGAGAACGTATTCGTCAAATTGAAGCGAAAGCATTAAGAAAATTACGTTCACCTCAACGTCAAAATAAATTGAAGGAATTCTACGTTGCAAGAAAATGA
- a CDS encoding MBL fold metallo-hydrolase produces the protein MEIIGLKLGNVRSNAYVVSEGKECFIIDPGFEATAIIDYIRSRKLEPQFIYITHGHHDHNGGVKQLKDLYHIPVYAPLKDKIWMTDTIYNYWPYDIPVDQFVIEDDEIDFGKYVFRVIETPGHSEGSTSLYCAPYLFSGDTLFYETIGRTDIPFSNHEVLVDSIKTKLFILPDETFVYPGHGKPTTIGHEKLHNPIVRPIEENEK, from the coding sequence ATGGAAATAATAGGATTAAAACTAGGTAATGTACGTTCTAATGCTTATGTCGTATCAGAAGGCAAAGAATGTTTTATTATTGACCCTGGTTTTGAAGCGACTGCAATCATTGATTACATTCGTTCAAGAAAACTAGAACCTCAATTTATATACATTACGCACGGACATCACGACCACAATGGTGGTGTTAAACAACTTAAAGACCTTTATCATATTCCAGTGTACGCACCACTCAAAGATAAAATCTGGATGACAGACACTATTTATAACTACTGGCCTTATGACATCCCTGTTGACCAATTCGTTATTGAAGATGATGAAATCGACTTTGGAAAATATGTCTTTAGAGTGATTGAAACACCTGGTCATAGTGAAGGTTCAACATCATTATATTGTGCACCATATTTATTTAGTGGTGATACTTTATTTTATGAAACAATTGGTAGAACAGATATTCCCTTCTCAAACCATGAAGTTTTAGTTGATTCAATTAAAACTAAATTATTTATTTTACCTGATGAAACATTTGTGTATCCAGGACATGGAAAACCTACAACCATTGGACATGAAAAACTACATAATCCAATTGTAAGACCAATTGAAGAAAACGAAAAATAA
- the secG gene encoding preprotein translocase subunit SecG, with product MMFPDYVILVLSLLMIFVSAISSSKEDVMEAFTGSNQDLFKNRKQIGAEAILSNAMMIMGALFFIMILWSNTFDRFFNI from the coding sequence ATGATGTTTCCAGACTATGTAATTTTAGTATTAAGTTTATTAATGATATTTGTATCAGCTATCTCATCTTCAAAAGAAGATGTCATGGAAGCTTTCACAGGATCAAATCAAGATTTATTTAAAAACCGTAAACAAATCGGTGCAGAAGCTATTTTAAGCAATGCAATGATGATTATGGGAGCATTATTCTTCATAATGATCCTCTGGAGTAACACGTTCGACCGTTTCTTCAACATCTAA
- the dnaG gene encoding DNA primase, translating into MDQALLTQIIEQTDIVALASEFMSLTKRGKNYMGLCPFHDEKTPSFSVSPEKHLAKCMGCGKGGNTIQFYSQIKNIPFEEAVIELGDRLGLNVKKVKVQKDPNDKLYALMEDASSFYRFALKNSEAGSKALEYLKKRDLSEDDIEHFEIGYAPNQSDALYQLLKSKNYTVTDMMNLGLVKQAPDGSYYDVFRARITFPVKSEKGRIIGFSARTLNPKEVAKYVNSPESKIFRKGEVVYHFQESLTPAIKQKHVILHEGFFDVIASYKAGLKSVVATMGTALTQQQANLIKRISNHVVIAYDGDDAGQKATLKAIPHLRSAGLQISVLALPNKLDPDEYVKKHGLEKYANLYERLQDPYQFGYEIFKKNKNFERADDITLFKKEMDSILRGANQTVLAFYQKKVKEELGIDLFLTKNNNQKIGDLLPKKQEISKVIVSKAERSIDLLLIDLLKTRNILKLVQKHLDLTRISTVGTNEQVTLYKALIKYYVMTGENELDIDIFKKGYAEGLQLLDTLINKPEFKKRVDFIIDDKVFKENLKAIESFEYELEVNHYKHLINQNLNGENVETYAKKLDELTRKKRGMKS; encoded by the coding sequence ATGGATCAAGCGCTCCTTACCCAAATAATTGAACAAACCGATATTGTGGCACTTGCATCTGAGTTCATGTCACTTACAAAACGTGGTAAGAACTATATGGGACTATGCCCTTTTCACGATGAAAAAACACCATCGTTTTCGGTTTCTCCAGAAAAACATTTGGCAAAATGTATGGGATGCGGTAAAGGTGGCAACACCATTCAATTCTATTCTCAAATTAAAAACATTCCATTTGAGGAAGCAGTAATTGAACTTGGTGACCGTCTTGGACTGAATGTTAAAAAAGTTAAAGTCCAAAAAGATCCAAATGATAAACTTTATGCATTAATGGAAGATGCATCAAGTTTCTACCGCTTTGCACTTAAAAATAGTGAAGCAGGTAGTAAAGCACTTGAATATCTTAAAAAACGTGATTTAAGTGAAGATGATATTGAACACTTTGAAATTGGATATGCACCAAATCAAAGCGATGCACTATATCAACTCTTAAAATCTAAAAATTATACTGTAACTGACATGATGAACTTAGGTCTTGTTAAACAAGCTCCAGATGGTTCATATTATGATGTCTTTAGAGCAAGAATTACATTCCCTGTTAAAAGTGAAAAGGGTCGCATTATTGGATTTAGTGCAAGAACCTTAAATCCAAAAGAAGTTGCAAAATATGTCAACTCACCTGAAAGTAAAATCTTTAGGAAGGGTGAGGTTGTATATCACTTTCAAGAATCATTAACACCAGCAATCAAACAAAAACATGTTATCTTACATGAAGGTTTCTTTGATGTTATTGCATCTTATAAAGCTGGTTTAAAATCAGTTGTTGCTACAATGGGAACAGCTTTAACGCAACAACAGGCAAACTTAATTAAACGTATTTCAAATCATGTTGTTATTGCATATGATGGTGATGATGCAGGGCAAAAAGCGACTTTAAAAGCAATCCCACATCTAAGAAGTGCTGGTCTTCAAATTTCAGTCTTAGCACTACCAAATAAACTTGACCCAGATGAATACGTTAAAAAGCACGGTTTAGAAAAGTATGCTAACCTTTATGAAAGATTGCAAGATCCATATCAATTTGGATATGAAATCTTTAAGAAAAATAAAAACTTTGAACGTGCAGATGATATTACACTCTTTAAAAAAGAAATGGATTCAATCCTAAGAGGTGCAAACCAAACCGTCCTAGCTTTTTATCAAAAGAAAGTTAAAGAAGAATTAGGTATTGATTTATTTTTAACCAAAAATAACAATCAAAAAATTGGTGATCTCTTACCAAAGAAACAAGAAATTTCTAAGGTCATTGTATCTAAAGCTGAACGTTCAATCGATTTACTTTTAATTGATCTTTTGAAAACAAGAAATATTTTAAAACTTGTACAAAAACATTTAGATTTAACTAGAATATCTACAGTAGGTACAAATGAACAAGTCACTTTGTATAAAGCACTGATTAAATATTATGTTATGACAGGTGAAAATGAACTAGATATAGATATCTTTAAAAAGGGTTATGCTGAAGGACTTCAATTACTAGATACACTTATCAATAAGCCCGAATTTAAGAAAAGAGTAGATTTTATCATTGATGATAAAGTTTTCAAAGAAAATCTTAAAGCAATCGAATCATTTGAGTATGAATTAGAAGTCAATCACTATAAACATTTAATTAACCAAAATTTAAATGGTGAGAATGTTGAAACATATGCCAAGAAATTGGATGAATTAACAAGAAAGAAGAGAGGGATGAAATCATGA
- the ybeY gene encoding rRNA maturation RNase YbeY, translated as MVVEYHNQTTENVDQVEILIDSIFETIEETKNMQVIFVTNDEIKEINKTYRDKDYATDVISFPNDEDPESFGDIFISLEKAREQAASYGHSFDREVGFLAVHGYLHLKGYDHHTPEEEKEMFTLQEEILQRANLKRG; from the coding sequence ATGGTCGTTGAATATCACAATCAAACAACTGAAAATGTTGATCAAGTAGAAATCTTAATTGATTCAATCTTTGAGACAATCGAAGAAACAAAAAACATGCAAGTGATTTTTGTTACAAATGATGAAATTAAAGAAATCAATAAAACTTATCGTGATAAAGATTACGCAACTGATGTCATCTCATTTCCAAATGATGAAGACCCTGAGAGTTTTGGTGATATCTTTATCAGTTTAGAAAAAGCAAGAGAACAAGCTGCATCATACGGTCATAGTTTTGATCGTGAAGTAGGTTTCTTAGCAGTACACGGATATCTTCATCTAAAGGGCTATGATCATCATACACCAGAAGAAGAAAAAGAAATGTTTACACTCCAAGAAGAAATTCTTCAAAGAGCAAATTTAAAAAGGGGTTAA